In a genomic window of Quercus lobata isolate SW786 chromosome 4, ValleyOak3.0 Primary Assembly, whole genome shotgun sequence:
- the LOC115987934 gene encoding uncharacterized protein LOC115987934: MERENLKRSDEEADTLARSTKKFKDSHQAANDMEDNLHYKAGSYRDKLVGSIPGAFGFACDMQEDLESDDEEEQAEEGCLRVCFSRDEKSHMRAPWHQALIIKPFGRKVGYTFLAAKIRSMWNPRGGMDCIDLGFDFYLIKFENREDVDNILKGGPWFTGQHFLAIRQWELEFHASTATLSSVAVWIRLPELPIEFYEYNALMKIGRAIGPVLRIDANTANGVRGHFAHLCVQVNLDKPLPKSIYLGRLK, from the coding sequence ATGGAGAGAGAAAACTTGAAGCGCTCTGATGAGGAAGCTGATACTCTGGCCCGTAGCACAAAGAAATTCAAAGATAGCCATCAGGCAGCAAATGATATGGAAGATAATTTACATTACAAGGCAGGTAGCTACAGAGATAAGTTGGTGGGATCAATCCCTGGAGCTTTTGGATTTGCTTGTGACATGCAAGAAGATTTAGAgtctgatgatgaagaagaacaaGCAGAAGAGGGCTGCCTCAGAGTGTGCTTCTCCAGGGATGAAAAATCCCATATGAGAGCACCCTGGCATCAAGCACTCATAATCAAACCTTTTGGGCGAAAGGTGGGTTACACTTTCCTTGCTGCCAAGATTCGGAGCATGTGGAATCCAAGGGGAGGAATGGACTGCATTGATTTGGGATTTGATTTTTATCTCATTAAATTTGAGAACAGAGAGGATGTGGACAACATTCTTAAGGGAGGCCCTTGGTTTACAGGGCAACACTTCCTTGCCATTAGACAATGGGAACTTGAATTCCATGCATCTACAGCTACTCTCTCTTCAGTTGCAGTGTGGATTAGGCTACCGGAATTACCTATAGAGTTCTATGAGTATAATGCGTTGATGAAGATAGGCAGAGCTATTGGTCCTGTTCTACGAATTGATGCTAACACTGCCAATGGAGTTAGAGGGCATTTTGCTCACCTATGTGTCCAGGTTAACCTTGACAAACCTCTGCCTAAGTCCATCTATTTGGGGCGGCTGAAGTAG